In a single window of the Flavobacterium sp. W4I14 genome:
- a CDS encoding NADPH2:quinone reductase (product_source=KO:K00344; cath_funfam=3.90.180.10; cog=COG0604; ko=KO:K00344; pfam=PF08240,PF13602; superfamily=50129,51735) — translation MKAILLKSFGGAENFKMENLNVPKPKEGELLIKIKATAFNPIDYQMRLGRRESHMMNSPVLGRELSGIVEEIGKNVKNFKSGDEIYAASGSNGSNGSYAEYMALTEQKVALKPKNLTFEQAAAIPSAGLTAFQTFNRLKIKSKESVFITGGSGAVGSFLIKLLKSNHIDQIVTIAGNLESIEAIRAMGLADRQILDYKDPGLETLLLKSNNNIDFDFAVDIVGNKSSETAAAALKVNGVYADITFLGTEKTREILFDKGAEIFNISNYAYTLNENLDWYRRNLMEITNLIERGTINGPAVNILGEFSLETVQQAHYIMEKNLVKGKKLVMVVS, via the coding sequence ATGAAAGCGATATTACTTAAATCATTTGGGGGTGCAGAGAATTTTAAAATGGAAAATCTAAACGTTCCAAAACCAAAAGAAGGGGAACTTTTGATTAAAATCAAGGCTACTGCGTTTAATCCCATAGACTACCAGATGCGTCTTGGCCGTAGGGAGAGCCATATGATGAATTCCCCTGTTTTGGGACGTGAACTTTCCGGCATTGTGGAGGAAATCGGCAAAAATGTTAAAAATTTCAAATCTGGAGATGAAATCTATGCAGCCTCTGGCAGCAACGGGTCAAATGGTAGCTATGCTGAATACATGGCCCTTACTGAACAAAAAGTTGCCCTTAAACCAAAAAACCTAACTTTCGAGCAGGCTGCAGCTATTCCTTCAGCTGGCTTAACTGCTTTTCAGACATTTAACCGTTTAAAAATTAAATCTAAGGAAAGTGTTTTCATAACAGGGGGAAGTGGTGCTGTAGGGTCCTTTTTAATTAAGTTATTAAAATCGAATCATATTGACCAGATTGTAACCATCGCCGGCAACCTTGAAAGTATAGAGGCGATAAGGGCAATGGGGTTGGCTGATAGGCAGATATTAGATTATAAAGATCCAGGCCTTGAAACATTATTGCTAAAGTCCAATAATAACATCGATTTTGATTTTGCAGTAGATATCGTTGGAAATAAATCCTCCGAAACGGCTGCTGCCGCACTAAAGGTGAATGGAGTTTACGCTGATATCACTTTTTTAGGGACCGAAAAAACGAGGGAAATCTTGTTCGACAAGGGCGCCGAAATATTTAATATCTCCAACTATGCATACACCCTGAATGAAAACCTGGATTGGTATCGAAGGAACCTGATGGAAATAACAAATTTGATTGAGCGTGGTACGATTAACGGCCCTGCGGTAAACATATTGGGAGAGTTCTCTTTAGAAACTGTGCAGCAAGCACATTATATAATGGAAAAAAATTTAGTTAAGGGGAAAAAGCTTGTCATGGTGGTTAGTTAA
- a CDS encoding sugar lactone lactonase YvrE (product_source=COG3386; cath_funfam=2.120.10.30; cog=COG3386; pfam=PF03022; superfamily=63829) produces MKKELLIFSILIMVLSACKKGKPESRGLELVFSDDKYQLTGVAKEPSGRLWVNYPRWSDVYRYAVVTAEGTMATPYPNEAFNSWQPGQDGQNRWVCVQSVYVDNGGGLWILDPAAPMMKTIQGNGAKLVKMNKTTNLPERSYSFMNVVPDTAYVNDVRVDVSKKFAYLSESKGGGIIVVDLTSGEMRRVLSTHYSVRSDPNFKFIIDGRELMKEGKPVKINSDGIALTPDGNWIYYKPLTDDKLYRIRTEFLRDFGLSETELAAKVEDLGHFTTTDGMIFDGLGNLYLGDLQNYRIVKISPEHKMTTLIKDDRLIWPDSYSIADGYLYISCSQIQKQPEYNNGVNKRSSPYTVYRMKL; encoded by the coding sequence ATGAAAAAGGAATTATTAATTTTTAGTATCTTAATTATGGTACTTAGTGCCTGCAAAAAGGGCAAGCCGGAATCTCGCGGGCTGGAACTCGTTTTTTCTGATGACAAGTACCAACTGACCGGTGTTGCCAAAGAGCCTTCGGGCCGGTTGTGGGTAAATTATCCCAGGTGGTCTGATGTATACCGTTATGCGGTGGTGACTGCCGAAGGTACGATGGCGACACCGTATCCAAATGAAGCGTTCAATAGCTGGCAGCCGGGTCAGGATGGACAGAATAGGTGGGTTTGCGTGCAATCGGTTTATGTGGATAACGGTGGTGGTCTTTGGATACTGGATCCGGCAGCACCGATGATGAAAACGATCCAGGGCAACGGTGCGAAGCTGGTGAAGATGAACAAAACGACCAATCTGCCGGAGCGCAGCTACTCATTCATGAACGTGGTTCCCGATACGGCCTATGTAAACGATGTGCGCGTTGATGTAAGTAAAAAATTTGCTTACTTAAGTGAATCTAAGGGGGGTGGTATCATTGTGGTGGATCTCACTTCTGGTGAGATGCGCCGGGTATTAAGCACTCATTACTCTGTCAGGTCAGACCCCAATTTCAAGTTCATTATTGATGGCAGAGAATTAATGAAAGAGGGGAAGCCGGTAAAAATAAATTCCGATGGAATCGCCTTAACGCCAGATGGAAACTGGATTTATTATAAGCCGTTGACCGACGACAAATTGTATCGCATCAGGACTGAATTTTTAAGAGACTTTGGCCTGAGCGAAACTGAGCTGGCGGCGAAGGTTGAAGATCTGGGCCATTTCACTACAACAGACGGAATGATCTTCGATGGGTTGGGCAACTTGTATTTGGGTGATTTGCAAAACTACCGAATCGTTAAGATCAGCCCCGAACATAAGATGACTACGCTGATTAAAGATGACAGGCTCATCTGGCCTGATAGTTACAGCATTGCAGATGGATATTTGTATATCAGTTGCTCACAGATTCAGAAGCAGCCTGAGTATAACAATGGGGTGAATAAACGCAGCTCTCCGTATACGGTTTATAGGATGAAGCTATAA
- a CDS encoding hypothetical protein (product_source=Hypo-rule applied) encodes MGSAFGFNLYQNYSAIFAEKVCLQLFSWFPDCHHHKFYQFGLKFLRAIFTISEMSLVLFLQGSIGLGLDSNRLM; translated from the coding sequence ATGGGTTCGGCTTTTGGGTTCAACCTATACCAGAATTATAGTGCAATTTTTGCGGAAAAAGTGTGCTTACAACTATTTTCTTGGTTTCCAGACTGCCATCATCATAAATTTTATCAATTTGGCTTAAAATTTTTAAGGGCCATCTTCACAATTAGTGAAATGTCGCTAGTGCTATTTTTGCAAGGTTCCATTGGGCTGGGTTTAGATTCCAACAGATTGATGTAA
- a CDS encoding hypothetical protein (product_source=Hypo-rule applied; superfamily=103657), with protein MQTIQSHPGQKTILQVSLFIANMSTYTIQEQFNQYLDLLNKIHNIGHDIDASINEVEITDLEAKRTALKHRLKMVTKNLVASLTKMESRYPIHNYLGNGTTYLYAENNKLMFEYH; from the coding sequence TTGCAGACAATACAATCACACCCGGGGCAGAAAACTATTTTGCAAGTTTCCCTGTTTATCGCTAATATGAGCACTTACACGATTCAAGAACAATTCAATCAATACCTAGATCTTTTAAATAAAATCCACAATATCGGCCACGATATTGATGCGTCGATCAACGAGGTAGAAATAACAGACCTAGAGGCAAAAAGAACGGCCTTAAAACATAGATTGAAGATGGTCACTAAAAACCTTGTTGCATCGCTTACAAAAATGGAAAGCAGATATCCCATTCATAACTATCTCGGCAATGGGACAACATACCTATACGCTGAAAACAACAAGCTGATGTTCGAATACCATTGA
- a CDS encoding DNA-binding HxlR family transcriptional regulator (product_source=COG1733; cath_funfam=1.10.10.10; cog=COG1733; pfam=PF01638; superfamily=46785) produces the protein MNKENSSNALNKAFLLNSCRINGALDVISGRWKALMLIHISEGVNRFSLLKSVLPTISDQALGKQLKELEADNLLIREIIAEVPVRVDYHLTDKGLLLMPILTSLSQWYSS, from the coding sequence ATGAATAAAGAAAATTCGTCAAACGCATTAAACAAAGCGTTTTTACTTAATTCTTGCCGGATAAATGGCGCCCTGGATGTTATTTCCGGGAGGTGGAAGGCATTGATGCTGATCCATATTTCTGAAGGCGTAAACCGCTTCAGCTTGTTGAAATCTGTATTGCCAACGATATCGGATCAAGCGCTCGGCAAACAGTTGAAAGAATTAGAGGCGGACAATTTACTGATCAGGGAGATTATAGCGGAAGTGCCTGTTAGGGTGGATTACCACCTGACAGATAAAGGACTGCTATTGATGCCGATTTTAACCAGTCTTTCCCAGTGGTATAGTTCCTGA
- a CDS encoding hypothetical protein (product_source=Hypo-rule applied): MTQHSSAKSKAPQGKPSGSQRGGNGLKEVVHSEDVTSELENKYLNDTGQPDENVNLRHENRNTDKGREDQGKDTISI; encoded by the coding sequence ATGACCCAACACAGCAGTGCGAAAAGTAAGGCGCCTCAAGGCAAGCCTTCCGGCAGCCAGCGCGGAGGCAACGGATTAAAAGAGGTCGTCCATAGCGAGGATGTAACTTCCGAATTAGAAAATAAGTATTTGAATGATACCGGACAGCCTGATGAAAACGTGAACTTACGGCATGAAAACCGCAATACGGATAAGGGCAGAGAAGATCAGGGTAAAGACACAATCTCGATATGA
- a CDS encoding hypothetical protein (product_source=Hypo-rule applied), translated as MMMDENEKLEQAGHKVTAGENEGRAQQQRQSEQPKGMGGTDLRGEDSAPLVNNQDSEAPYTPAFEEKYDDEPEANDIKKNPDPEPGVPDQDF; from the coding sequence ATGATGATGGATGAAAATGAAAAGCTGGAACAGGCAGGGCACAAGGTGACCGCTGGGGAAAACGAGGGTCGGGCTCAGCAGCAAAGGCAATCAGAGCAGCCAAAGGGAATGGGTGGAACTGATCTGCGCGGTGAAGATTCTGCGCCCTTAGTGAACAACCAAGACAGCGAGGCGCCATACACTCCAGCGTTTGAGGAGAAGTATGATGATGAGCCGGAGGCAAATGACATTAAAAAGAATCCTGATCCGGAGCCGGGTGTTCCTGATCAGGACTTTTAG
- a CDS encoding hypothetical protein (product_source=Hypo-rule applied; cleavage_site_network=SignalP-noTM; transmembrane_helix_parts=Inside_1_4,TMhelix_5_27,Outside_28_85), producing the protein MTKFPYFFLVLIAFCASGFCQVPTGTIQRSTSDTLIKKTVPATGKYKSGSTKWPKRDSLKSIRARKDASKRKAAKGQKTNIKQEL; encoded by the coding sequence ATGACTAAATTTCCTTATTTTTTTCTTGTTTTAATCGCCTTTTGCGCCTCAGGATTCTGTCAGGTTCCAACCGGAACCATACAACGGAGTACCAGTGATACACTGATCAAAAAAACTGTTCCAGCGACTGGTAAATATAAATCTGGGTCTACTAAATGGCCAAAGCGCGACAGCCTGAAAAGCATCCGGGCAAGAAAGGATGCCAGTAAGCGCAAGGCGGCCAAAGGCCAAAAAACTAACATTAAGCAGGAACTTTAA